From the Jeongeupia sp. HS-3 genome, the window TCGTGTTATCCGGTGATTGGCATGCTTTCTGCTAGACCTCCTACGTCACCGTCCTGTTTCCAAGGGAGTCCCCCATGAAATTCGTCACTGCCATCATCAAGCCGTTCAAGCTCGATGAAGTGCGTGAAGCCCTGTCCGCGATCGGCGTACAAGGCCTCACGGTTACCGAAGTGAAGGGTTTTGGCCGCCAAAAGGGCCATACCGAGCTCTATCGCGGCGCCGAGTACATCGTCGACTTCCTGCCCAAGGTCAAGCTTGAAGTCGCCATCGCCGACGACCAGCTCGACGCGACGCTGGAAGCGATCGAAAAGGCCGCCAATACCGGCAAGATCGGCGACGGCAAGATTTTTGTCTTCGATCTGCAGCATGTCGTGCGTATCCGCACCGGCGAAACCGGCGAAGCCGCCGTCTAAAGCAAAAAATCAGGAAGGAGAGACCCATGAAAACCTGGCTTGCAAGATTCGTGACCCTGCTGTGCGGGCTGATGCTCGCTGGCGTCACGCTCGCGGCGGATGCCCCGGCGGCCGCCAAACTCTACTTTGATACCGGCAAGGCCGAGCTGCCCGCCGATGCCGCCGCGCTGGCGCAGCCGCTGATCGACTTCGCCAAGGCGGACGGCAAGGTGGTGCTCAGCATCGCCGGTTTCCATGACGCCAGCGGCGACGCGGCGGTGAACGCCGAGATCGCCAAGCAGCGTGCTATCGCGGTCAAGGCTCTGCTGCTCAAGGGGGGTCTGGTCGAAGCGCAGATCAGCCTGGAAAAGCCGGCAGTGACCGAGGGCGGCGGCGATGCCAACGAGGCCCGCCGGGTTGAAATCAGCGTGGCCGTGCCAGCGGCAGCCGCCGTCGATAGCGCCGCCGCCGCACCGGCCGCTGCGACGATGACGGTCAACAAGGGCGACAACGCCTGGTTGATCGTCGCCGCCAGCATGGTGATCCTGATGTCGGTGCCGGGTCTGGCGCTGTTCTACGGCGGCCTGGTGCGCAGCAAGAACATGCTGTCGGTGCTGGTGCAGGTGTTCGTGGTGTTCTCGCTGATCGCGGTGCTGTGGGTGATCTACGGCTACTCGGTGGCGTTCACCGAAGGCAATGCCTTCTTCGGCGGCCTATCCAAGCTCTTCCTTAACGGCGTGACGCCGGATTCGATCGCGGCCACCTTCAGCAAGGGCGTCGGCGTTTCCGAGCTGATCTATGTCGTGTTCCAGGGCGCGTTTGCGTGCATCACCTGCGGCCTGATCGTCGGCTCCTTCGCCGAGCGCGCCAAGTTCTCGGCCATTCTGGTGTTCATGGTGCTGTGGTTCACCTTCTCCTATCTGCCGATGGCGCACATGGTCTGGTACTGGGCCGGCCCGGATGCCTATACCTCGCAAGCCGCCGCCGATGCCGCCAATGCGACCGCGGGCTTCCTGTTCCAGAAGGGTGATCTTGATTTTGCCGGCGGCACCGTCGTGCATATCAACGCCGCCGTCGCCGGTCTGGTCGGTGCCTTCATGGTCGGCAAGCGGGTCGGTTTCGGCCGCGAAGCCATGGCGCCACACAGCCTGACGATGACGATGATCGGCGCCTCGCTGCTGTGGTTCGGCTGGTTCGGCTTCAACGCCGGCTCGGCACTCGAAGCCAATGGCACCGCCGCACTGGCCTTCGTCAACACCTGGGCCGCTACCGCTGCCGCCGTGCTGTCGTGGTTGTTCGCCGAATGGCTGCTCAAGGGCAAGCCATCGTTGCTGGGTGCCGCGTCGGGTGCCGTTGCCGGTCTGGTGGTGATCACCCCGGCGGCCGGTCTGGTCGGTGTTGGCGGTGGTCTGGTAATGGGGTTGATCGCCGGGGTTGCCGGTCTGTGGGGCGTGCACGGCCTGAAGCGCCTGCTCGGTGCCGATGATTCGCTCGACGTCTTCGGCGTGCACGGCGTCTGCGGCATCATCGGTGCAATCCTGACCGGCGTATTCGCCTCGCCGGAACTCGGTGGTACCGGTGTGTGGGACTACGTCGCCAACAAGGTTGCCGATGGCTACTCGATCGGCAACCAGGTCAAGGTGCAGGCGATCGGTGCCGGCATCACCATCCTGTGGTCGGGCATCGTCTCGGTCGTCGCCTACAAGCTGGTTGATCTGGTCATCGGCCTGCGTGTGCGTGAAGACGAAGAGCGCGAAGGCCTCGACGTGACCAGCCACGGTGAAAAAGCCTACAACCTCTGATTATCTCCAGCGGCACTCGTGCTGCTTCCAGGCCCGCCGCAAGGCGGGCTTTTTTTACGTTCGCCGCCGATGGCCGGTAGGTCGGTCGGTTCGCGGCTAGACTCTTGGCTCCGATTTCAAGGAATCCACATCATGTTGGTCGGCAAATCCCTCGCACTTGCGCTCGTACTGCTCGCCGGCAGCGCCGGGGCGCATGTTGCGCTGCTGCAAAAGTACTCGCCGGCAGACAGCTACTACAAGGCGGTCTTTCAGGTTGGCCACGGTTGCAGTGGTGCCGCGACCACCGCCATCAGCGTGCTGCTGCCGGATGGCATGCGCATGGCCAAGCCGATGCCCAAACCGGGCTGGAAGCTGGATATCCGCAGCGGCAAGCTGGCCAGACCGTTCGAGTCGGACGGCAAGCTGGTGCGAGACGGTGTGCTTGAAGTGCGTTGGCTGGGCGGCGCCTTGCCCGACGCCCAGTTCGACGAGTTTTCGCTGCTGCTGAAATTGCCGCCCGAGCAGGGCAAGCGCTACTTCAAGGTGGTGCAGCAGTGCGGCAAAGAGAAGATCGAATGGACCGAGATCCCGGCCGAAGGCCAGGACAGTGCCGATCTGGCGCATCCGGCACCGGTGCTGGAAATGGCGCCGGCGGCGGGTAGTGGTGGCCATCACCACTGAAGCCATCACGGCGCCCTCGGGCGCCGTGATTCATTGGGCGATTGCGACGCGATCAGAAATGCTTCTTCAGATCCATCCCCTTGTAGAGGCCGGCAACCTCATTGGCGTAGCCGTTGAAAGGCAAGGTCTTGCGCCTGAGTAAATCCCCGATCCGGCGCTCATTGGCCTGACTCCAGCGCGGGTGATCGACCGCGGGATTCACGTTCGAATAGAAACCGTATTCGCTGGGCACGGCCTTGTTCCATGCGGTCGCCGGCTGAGTCTCGCGCAACACGATCTTCACCAGCGATTTGGCGCTTTTGAAGCCGTATTTCCACGGCACGACCAGCCGCACCGGTGCGCCATCCTGATTCGGCAAAGGTTTGCCATAGAGGCCGACACAGAGAATGGAAAGCGGGTGCATCGCTTCGTCGATCCGCAGGCCTTCGGTATATGGCCAATCGAGTACCGGCCGGCTTAGCCCGGGCATTTGCTTGGGGTCGGCGAGGGAAATGAATTCGATGTATTTGGCTTTCGACGTCGGTCTGACCTGTTTCAGCAATTCCGACAATGAATAGCCGGCCCACGGAATCACCATCGACCAGCCTTCGACGCAGCGCATCCGGTAGATACGCTCTTCCAGCGGCGCCAGTTTCATCAGCACATCGATATCGAAGGTTTTCGGCGCCTCGCATTCACCCTCGACACGCAGGCTCCATGGCCGGGTTTTCAGCGCGCCGGCATAGCGGGCCGGATCGCCCTTGTCGGTGCCGAATTCGTAGAAGTTGTTGTAACTGGTGATCTGCGCCCAACTGTTCTTTTCTTCATTGCTGCTGAAACGGCTGGGGCGCGTCACCAAGGCTGCGGCTTGTGCATCCGGCAGCATCGCGGCGGCGATCAGGCCGCCGGTGGCCTGAAGAAAACGCCGCCGGTCGAGGTAAAGCGATTCGGCGGTGATCTCGGACGGCAAGAGGGAAGGGCTGGCTTGCGACATGCGGGCCTCCGTAGCAACGCCCGGCGCCGATCGCAATCGCGATGGTGTTCAGGCAGCTGTTAGACCAATTTAGTGCAAGAAGTGCACGCCAAGCGCGATCAGTGCGCCGAGCAGTAGCACTTTGGCGGCAATCTGCGTGCCGCGATGTGCTTCGGCCCGCCGCGCCGGTGACAACATCCGCCAGAGCAGCAGCAGCGCGAAGGCGAGCAGCAAAAATTTGAAAGGTTTACCGAGCATAAGCTGACAAGGCATGACGCCAAGTTAAAGTGACACTTTAAGTTATGCCAGA encodes:
- the glnK gene encoding P-II family nitrogen regulator, with product MKFVTAIIKPFKLDEVREALSAIGVQGLTVTEVKGFGRQKGHTELYRGAEYIVDFLPKVKLEVAIADDQLDATLEAIEKAANTGKIGDGKIFVFDLQHVVRIRTGETGEAAV
- the amt gene encoding ammonium transporter, translated to MKTWLARFVTLLCGLMLAGVTLAADAPAAAKLYFDTGKAELPADAAALAQPLIDFAKADGKVVLSIAGFHDASGDAAVNAEIAKQRAIAVKALLLKGGLVEAQISLEKPAVTEGGGDANEARRVEISVAVPAAAAVDSAAAAPAAATMTVNKGDNAWLIVAASMVILMSVPGLALFYGGLVRSKNMLSVLVQVFVVFSLIAVLWVIYGYSVAFTEGNAFFGGLSKLFLNGVTPDSIAATFSKGVGVSELIYVVFQGAFACITCGLIVGSFAERAKFSAILVFMVLWFTFSYLPMAHMVWYWAGPDAYTSQAAADAANATAGFLFQKGDLDFAGGTVVHINAAVAGLVGAFMVGKRVGFGREAMAPHSLTMTMIGASLLWFGWFGFNAGSALEANGTAALAFVNTWAATAAAVLSWLFAEWLLKGKPSLLGAASGAVAGLVVITPAAGLVGVGGGLVMGLIAGVAGLWGVHGLKRLLGADDSLDVFGVHGVCGIIGAILTGVFASPELGGTGVWDYVANKVADGYSIGNQVKVQAIGAGITILWSGIVSVVAYKLVDLVIGLRVREDEEREGLDVTSHGEKAYNL
- a CDS encoding YcnI family protein; protein product: MLVGKSLALALVLLAGSAGAHVALLQKYSPADSYYKAVFQVGHGCSGAATTAISVLLPDGMRMAKPMPKPGWKLDIRSGKLARPFESDGKLVRDGVLEVRWLGGALPDAQFDEFSLLLKLPPEQGKRYFKVVQQCGKEKIEWTEIPAEGQDSADLAHPAPVLEMAPAAGSGGHHH
- the msrP gene encoding protein-methionine-sulfoxide reductase catalytic subunit MsrP — encoded protein: MSQASPSLLPSEITAESLYLDRRRFLQATGGLIAAAMLPDAQAAALVTRPSRFSSNEEKNSWAQITSYNNFYEFGTDKGDPARYAGALKTRPWSLRVEGECEAPKTFDIDVLMKLAPLEERIYRMRCVEGWSMVIPWAGYSLSELLKQVRPTSKAKYIEFISLADPKQMPGLSRPVLDWPYTEGLRIDEAMHPLSILCVGLYGKPLPNQDGAPVRLVVPWKYGFKSAKSLVKIVLRETQPATAWNKAVPSEYGFYSNVNPAVDHPRWSQANERRIGDLLRRKTLPFNGYANEVAGLYKGMDLKKHF